A single window of bacterium DNA harbors:
- a CDS encoding radical SAM protein yields the protein MERDQKVWDYIREIKKIWWDSQGVNEKEVREKLQKVLPFPFQISIEITNLCNLKCLMCCRPRLQRKIGNMEFGLYKRLVDEISHQYVSSLYLTGDGEPLLHPQLIEMIQYAKTMGIERVCVGTNCMLLDEGISKQIISSGLDVIVFSVDAATQKTYQKLREGGDFALVTTNVRRFLQLKKEIGNQSPQAVISFIRMKDNVTEIESFIDMWRHFLNDTDYIQIRDYDTLAGQVEDRRVSFPENNRKPCQYLWQQMVIYWNGDVPVCCKDFHGKCLMGNVTKNTIEELWQGAKFHQLRQMHLEAKYNNIPLCKNCGSWWIFSAETTGVRIIKSVKEVAENQEG from the coding sequence GAAGTAAGAGAGAAACTCCAGAAGGTTCTTCCTTTTCCCTTTCAAATATCTATTGAGATTACCAATTTGTGTAATCTTAAGTGTCTTATGTGTTGTCGACCGCGGTTACAAAGAAAGATTGGAAATATGGAGTTTGGTTTGTATAAAAGGCTCGTAGATGAAATCTCTCACCAATATGTTTCTTCCCTTTATCTCACAGGCGATGGAGAACCTTTACTCCATCCGCAGCTAATAGAGATGATTCAGTATGCTAAGACTATGGGAATAGAAAGGGTGTGTGTTGGGACTAATTGTATGCTTCTTGATGAAGGAATTTCCAAACAAATAATCTCTTCTGGATTGGATGTAATAGTATTCTCAGTGGATGCGGCTACCCAAAAAACATATCAGAAACTACGAGAAGGAGGAGATTTTGCTCTGGTTACTACCAATGTGAGGAGATTTCTCCAATTAAAAAAAGAGATAGGAAATCAAAGTCCTCAGGCAGTTATCTCTTTCATAAGGATGAAAGATAATGTCACCGAGATAGAGAGTTTTATTGATATGTGGAGGCATTTTTTAAATGATACTGATTACATTCAGATTAGAGATTATGATACTCTGGCTGGACAGGTAGAGGATAGAAGAGTTTCTTTTCCAGAAAACAATCGGAAGCCCTGTCAGTATTTGTGGCAGCAAATGGTAATTTATTGGAATGGGGATGTGCCTGTATGCTGTAAAGATTTTCATGGTAAGTGCTTGATGGGGAATGTAACTAAAAATACAATTGAAGAACTATGGCAGGGGGCAAAATTTCACCAGTTACGCCAGATGCACCTTGAGGCAAAATATAATAATATCCCTCTTTGTAAGAATTGTGGTAGTTGGTGGATATTTTCTGCTGAGACTACAGGTGTAAGAATAATAAAGTCAGTGAAAGAAGTGGCAGAGAATCAAGAAGGATAG